One genomic window of Pagrus major chromosome 22, Pma_NU_1.0 includes the following:
- the insm1a gene encoding LOW QUALITY PROTEIN: insulinoma-associated protein 1a (The sequence of the model RefSeq protein was modified relative to this genomic sequence to represent the inferred CDS: inserted 2 bases in 1 codon; deleted 2 bases in 1 codon) — MPRGFLVKRNKKTNPVSYRVRSDEEEAEQAAADAPPLPPCSSAPLASIPVRAQTPTPTCGAAATAPEHEAKPVQFGNPETVYQALYSPTRPVSQDHDRSYFERRFNLGSPSSAESFPTPAALTALDHLFAPVDLKIGSSXKATAPTPAPHPPRRSPPPPGPNDPPATRSARAPPSKKTKAIRKLHFEDDVTTSPVLGLKIKEAPVDQKPPRPQSSGGDNNPLGEFVCQLCREAYADPFALAQHKCSRIVRVEYRCPECDKVFSCPANLASHRRWHKPKPQSAAAGAQNLESDKTAASGKTAADEAKDSSDRDTPSPGPSESGSEEGLYDCNHCGKKFKRQAYLRKHLASQHGSPKPAEDEDAPACEQSAAPLNLSSSTCHLCPVCGENFSNRGSQERHIRLLHSSQVYPCKYCPAVFYSSPGLTRHINKCHPSENRQVILLQMPLRPAC, encoded by the exons ATGCCGAGAGGATTTTTGGTGAAAAGGAACAAGAAAACCAACCCGGTGTCCTACCGGGTCCGCTCCGACGAGGAGGAAGCGGAACAAGCAGCGGCTGATGCGCCGCCGCTGCCGCCGTGCTCCTCTGCGCCTCTCGCCTCCATCCCGGTGCGCGCACAGACGCCGACGCCCACCTGCGGGGCGGCGGCCACGGCCCCGGAGCATGAAGCCAAACCGGTGCAATTTGGAAACCCGGAGACGGTATACCAGGCGCTCTACAGCCCCACCCGCCCTGTCAGCCAGGATCACGACCGCTCCTACTTCGAGAGACGCTTCAACCTCGGCTCCCCGTCGTCCGCGGAGTCCTTCCCCACACCAGCAGCGCTCACCGCTTTGGACCATCTATTCGCCCCGGTGGACCTGAAAATCGGCTCCAG AAAAGCAACCGCACCGACACCAGCGCCACATCCACCGCGACGCTCCCCACCGCCGCCGGGACCAAACGACCCTCCAGCGACACGGAGCGCAAGAGCA CCGCCATCCAAGAAAACCAAAGCTATCCGGAAACTGCACTTTGAGGATGATGTCACCACATCTCCGGTCCTCGGGCTCAAGATTAAGGAGGCGCCGGTGGACCAGAAGCCTCCCAGACCGCAGTCGTCCGGAGGGGACAACAACCCGCTGGGCGAGTTCGTGTGCCAGCTGTGCCGGGAGGCGTACGCAGACCCGTTCGCTCTGGCGCAGCACAAGTGCTCCAGGATAGTCCGGGTCGAGTACAGGTGTCCCGAGTGTGACAAGGTGTTCAGCTGCCCGGCTAACCTCGCCTCTCACCGGCGGTGGCACAAACCGAAGCCTCAGAGCGCAGCTGCCGGGGCGCAAAACTTGGAGAGCGACAAGACGGCCGCGTCCGGGAAGACTGCTGCGGATGAAGCGAAGGACTCTAGTGACAGGGACACACCCAGCCCCGGGCCGTCCGAGTCCGGCTCAGAGGAGGGGCTGTATGATTGTAATCACTGTGGGAAAAAGTTTAAGCGCCAAGCGTACCTGCGGAAGCACCTGGCGTCCCAGCACGGCTCCCCAAAACCGGCGGAGGACGAGGACGCGCCGGCGTGCGAGCAGAGCGCGGCGCCGCTGAACCTGAGCTCCTCCACCTGCCACCTGTGTCCAGTCTGCGGTGAGAACTTTTCCAACAGAGGCAGCCAGGAGCGGCACATCCGCCTGCTGCACTCCTCACAGGTGTACCCGTGCAAGTACTGCCCCGCCGTCTTTTACAGCTCCCCGGGACTCACCAGACACATCAACAAATGCCACCCGTCCGAGAACCGGCAGGTGATCCTGCTGCAGATGCCCCTGCGCCCCGCCTGCTGA